CCAGAGGCTGCCGAATCCGGGCCGACAACGCTGCCGGAGCATCCCAGGATGGTCAATCGCACAATGTCTAGCTTGCCATGCCCGATGTGCGCGTTGCCAAGACATCGCCGGTTTGGGCGATGGAGATCATTTTCCGGCGCCGGCGTGACGCCGGACCTGACGCGCGCCGTCCAGGCCCGGACCCAGGAAGCGGGCGGCCAGCGCGGTGAACGCCTCAGGATCGCCGGTGGCCTCGAACACCCGTCGGGCCGGGCCGGATTCGTGAGGTTTCAGCAAATCGAGCTCGGTGAGCATCCGGAGCAGGTCCTTGGCGGTCTCCTCGGCCGAGGACACCAGGGTGACGTTGTCGCCCATCGCCAACTGGATGAGCCCGGACAACATCGGGTAGTGCGTGCACCCCAGCACCAGGGTGTCGACCTCTGCACGCTGCAAGGGCTCGAGGTAACCCTCGGCGAGTCCGAGTACCTGGCGGCCGCTGGTCACCCCGCGCTCCACGAAGTCGACGAACCGCGGGCAGGCCACGCCGATCACCTCGGTGTCGCGGGCCGCGGCGAAGGCGTCCTGATAGGCGCCAGAGGCGATGGTGGCCGCAGTGCCGATCACGCCGATCCGCCCGTTGCGGGTGGCCGCCACCGCACGCCGCACCGCGGGGAGGATCACCTCGACCACCGGCACCGGCGAGTAGCGTTCGCGCGCGTCGCGCAGGCAGGCCGACGACGCGGTGTTGCAGGCGATCACCAGAGCCTTGACGCCGCGGGCGACGAGGTCGTCACCGATCGCGAGCGAGTGCGCCCGGATCTCGGGAATGGCCAACGGGCCGTACGGACCGTTCCCGGTGTCACCGACATAGATGATGTCCTCGTCGGGCAACTGGTCGATGATCGCGCGGGCCACGGTCAGGCCGCCGACGCCGGAGTCGAAGATGCCGACGGGTGCGAAAGCGTTGTTCATGAGGTGAGCTGGTTGGGGCGCTTGCGCGCTTCCCGCGCCTTGCGTTCCGGGCCGGACAGCAGGTACGCCGCGATCAAACCGGCGATGGCGCCGCTCAGGTGGCCCTGCCAGGAGACCCCCGCATTGCCCGGCAGCACCCCGAACAGCACGCCGCCGTAGACGAACAGCACGACGACGCCGATGACGATCTCCCACACGTTGCGGGTGAAGAAGCCGAACACGATCAGGAACGCCAGCCAGCCGAAGATCAGGCCGGATGCGCCGATGTGAGTGCTCGTGCACTGCACCGTCACGTACGGGCAGTGCAGACCGATGTTGCCGATCACCCAGGTGCCGAAGCCGCCGAGAATCCAGATGATCGCGGTGGCGGCGATGAACCGTCCCATCCCGGCCAGCGTCATCAGAAAACCGAGCACCAGCGCGGGCACGGTGTTGGCGATCAGGTGCGGCCAACCGCCGTGCAGCAGGGGCGCCCACAGGATGCCCCACAGTCCATCGGTCTGCAGTGGCCGGATGCCGTCCTGATCGAGCCGGTGGCCCATGGCGGTGTCGACGATTTCGATGACCCACAGCAGTACGACGAAGCTGACGATCGTCAGGCCGCCGACCAGCCACGCGGGTCGTTTTTTCGGTGCGGTCGAAGGGAGGTTGGTCATACCCGCCCGCTCACGCCCATAGCTGCCCTTCCAACGCGTCCTCGGCGTCATCCAGGCTACCGGCGTAGGCGCCGGTCGACAGATACTTCCAACCGGCATCGGCCACAACGAAGGCGATGTCGGCCCGCTCGCCGGCCTTGATCGCCTTGGCCGCCATGCCCAGCGCGGCGTGCAACACCGCGCCGGTGGAGATACCGGCGAAGATGCCTTCACGGGTGACCAGATCACGGGTGCGTTTGACCGCGTCGTAGGAGCCCACCGAGAACCGGGTGGTCAACACGTCGGCGTCGTAGAGCTCGGGGATGAAGCCCTCGTCGATGTTCCTCAACGCGTACACGCCCTCGCCGTAGCGCGGTTCGGCGGCCACGATCTGGACGCCCGGCACATGCTCCCGCAGGAACCGGCCGGTGCCCATCAGGGTCCCGGTGGTGCCCAGCCCCGCGACGAAGTGGGTGATCTCGGGCAGGTCTGCCAAAAGCTCCGGCCCGGTGCCGTAGTAGTGCGCGTCGGTGTTGGCCGGGTTGCCGTACTGGTACAGCATCACCCAGGACGGATTCTCCGCGGCGAGCTCTTTCGCGGTCGCCACAGCGGTGTTGGAACCGCCCTCGGCCGGGCTGAAGATGATCTTGGCGCCGTAGAGCTCGAGGATCTGACGCCGCTCGATGGAGGTGTTCTCCGGCATCACGCAGATCATGTTGTAGCCCTTGAGCAACGCCGCCATCGCCAGCGAGATCCCGGTGTTGCCGCTGGTGGGTTCCAGGATGGTGGCGCCCGGGCTCAACAGCCCGTCCCGCTCGGCCTGCTCGATCATGCGCAGGGCCGGCCGGTCCTTGATCGAACCGGTCGGGTTGCGGTCTTCGAGCTTGGCCCACAACCGCACGTGCGGTGCCGGGGGCTCCCCGTCAAGCGTGTCGTCCCACCGCGGCGACAGGTGCTGCAACCCGACCAGCGGGGTGTTGCCGAGGGCCTGCAGCAGCGAGTCGTATCTGGTCATGGAGCGCCGGGCCTATCCGCCCGCGACGGCGGGCAGGATCGTCACCGAATCGCCGTTGGCGATGGTGGTGTCCAGGCCACCGGAGAACCGCACGTCCTCGTCGTTGACGTAGATGTTGACGAAGCGGTGAAGCTTTCCGTTGTCCACCAATCGGTCGGAGATCCCGGAGTAGTTGGCCTCGAGGTCGGCGATCACCGCCTGCAAGGTGTCGCCGGAGGCGCTGACGCGCTTCTGCCCGCCGGTGTGGGGCCGGAGGATGGTCGGGATGGAGACGGTGACAGAAATGGGCTCGGTCATGGGACGCCTTTCTAGTACTGCTCGACGATGTCGACGGGTTCCTCGGTGACGACGCCGTCGATGATTCGGTAGCTGCGCAGCTCGTGCTCCTCCGGATCTCGGGTCGAGACCAGCACATAGTGCGCATCGGGTTCTTGGGCCAGGGAGATGTCGGTGCGGCTCGGGTAGGCCTCGGTGGCGGTGTGCGAGTGGTAGATGACAATCGGAGCATCGCCTGCTTCTTCTAAGCCGCGCCACACCTTGAGCTGCTCACCCGAATCGAACCGGTAGAAGGTCGGTGAGCGCTCGGCGTTGACCATCGCGATGAACCGCTCGGGGCGGTCGGAGCCCTCCGGCCCGGCGATCACCCCACATGCCTCGTCGGGGTGGTCGGCGCGGGCGTGCGCCACCATCGACTCGACGAGATCCCGGCGGATCACCAGCACGTCACAACTCCTTCATTCGCTGCCCCTACCGCGAAACTGTATTCCGGCCGGAAAATGTCGAGTCGACCCCTGCTGGAATGCGGTTTCGGCGGAGAGCCGATTTCATTCGAACGCTCCCGGCAACATGTCACGGTAGGTCGGTATTCCGGCCACCGACTCGGCGGCCAGCAGTCCGACCATCACGGCGTGGGCCAGACAGTCCGCCGCGGCCGCCCCGACCCGGGTGACCAGCGCCGTCTCCGGCGACATCGCCACCGGTGTCTTCTCGTCGGGTTCGACGGTTATCGCACCGGTCGCGAGCGCGAACACCGTATCGCCGTCCAGTGGGGTGTGACACGGCGAGATGGTGCGCGCCAGCCCGTCATGGGCGGCGACGGCCACTCGGCGACACCCCGCCGGGCTCAGCGCGGCGTCGGTGGCGACGACTGCGATGGTGGTGTTGAGCGGACCCAGTTCCCGATGCAGGTCGGCATAACCGGCCAGCTCACCGGCCGGCGGCGCGATCAGTCCGAACTCCTCGATCAGCTGCGCCATCCAGGGCAGCCCGGTCGCCGGGTCCACCACGTCACCGGCGGCGTTCAGCACCACCAGGGCACCGACGGTGACCCCGCAGTCCAGCACCACCGAGGCGGTCCCGACACCGCCCTTGAGCACGCCGGCCCGGGCACCGACTCCACCGCCGACGGTGCCGAGCGCGAACTGCGGGCCCGCCGCGGCGGCGGCCGCGTAGCCGAACTCGGCGGTAGGCCGGTTGGCCCAGCCGCCCACGGGCAGATCGAAGATCACCGCGGCGGGCACGATCGGCACCACGCCGCCATCCATCGACACCCCGCGGCCCTGTTCCTCCAGCCAGGTCATCACCCCGTCGGCGGCCGCCAGACCGTAGGCACTGCCTCCGGTCAGGACCACGGCATCGACATGGCGCACGGTGTTGATCGGGTCGAGCAGATCGGTCTCGCGGGTGCCCGGCGCTCCGCCGCGCCCGTCCACGGCGCCGACGGTCCCGGGCGGGGCGAGCACCACTGTCGAACCCGACGCCCACCCCGAGCCCAGCGACACGTCCGGATCGATGCGGTGGTGATGGCCGACCAGGATGCCGCGCACGTCGGTGATCGAACCGGTCATCCTCATCTCCCCATGAGCCCGAGCACGAGGTATTCCTGCAGGACGGTCAGCCACTGGTAGACGTCGAGGTGCCCGGCCATCGGATGCTCGGCGGGCAGCTGGTCGGGCCCCTGCGACCCGATGTCCAGCATCGTGCCCAGCGCCAGCCGGATGTCGTTGACCGCCGAGGCCCAGGCCTCGGCGTCGTCCTCGGTGAGCTCGAACTTGCCGCCGCCGTCCGGAACGGTGTCCAACAGCCGTTGGGCCGCTTGACGTTTGGCGTCGATGATGGCCGGCTCGTGCAGGCCGCGCAGCGCACTGTTGAGGCTCTCCGCGGTACCCGAACCCGCCGGATGCTCAGTCTGCGGCCGGAAGAAATCCGGGAGCAGACGCTTCATCGTGGCGTCCTCGGGGGGCTGCGGGTTGCCGGTCTTCATGCCGGTGATCATCTCGAGTTCGTCTGTGGGCCCGGATGATCCGCGCTCGTCGAGCATCCCGAGCATCGAGGCGCTCAGGCTGGACAGCAGCGCGGCCTCGTGAGCCTCGAGTGCCGAGCGGAACCGCAGACCTCCGGCGGTCTCGACCCGTTTCCATTTGCGCACAGCCGATCAGCGGTCCTGTTGCAAGGTGGCCCACAGCCCGGCGGCGTGCAGTTTGGACACGTCGACTTCCATCGACTCGCGACTGCCGGCCGACACCACTGCCTTGCCCTCGTTGTGCACCTGCAGCATCAGCTTGGTGGCGTGCGGCTCGCTGTACCCGAACAATTTCTGGAAGACGTAGGTGACATAGGTCATCAGGTTGACCGGATCGTCCCAGACGATGGTCACCCACGGGCTTTCCGTGGCTGAATCTTCCCGGGGCGCCGCCTCGACACTGCGCTCCTCACGGGTCCCCGGTCGGGCCTTCGCCGGTGTAACCATGGGCCCACAATACCGGCAGGGGAGCCTCGATCTTAAAGCAGCTGCGAACAGCTACGGTTGCTGATGTGACCGTCGCGTTGCTCACCGACAAGTACGAGCTGACGATGCTCGCCGCCGCGCTTCGCGACGGCACGGCGCACCGCCGCACCACGTTCGAGGTCTTCGCCCGCCGGCTGCCGGAAGGCCGTCGCTACGGCGTGGTCGCCGGCACCGGGCGGTTCGTGGAAGCGTTGGCACAGTTCACCTTCTCCCCGAACGAGCTGGAGACGCTGTCGGAGTTCCTGGACTCGGCGACATTGGATTTCCTGGCCGGCTACCGGTTCGGCGGCGATGTCGACGGCTACCCCGAGGGCGAGCTCTACTTTCCCGGTTCTCCGGTGCTTTCCGTGCACGGAACCTTCGCCGAGTGCGTGGTGCTGGAGACCCTGGTGCTGTCAATCCTCAACCACGACACGGCGATCGCCTCGGCCGCCGCCCGGATGGCGAGCGCCGCCGCCGGCCGGCCGATGATCGAGATGGGTTCACGGCGCACCCACGAGCTGGCCGCGGTGGCCGCCGCCCGCGCGGCCTATCTGGCCGGGTTCACCGGCTCGTCCAACCTGGCGGCCCAGCAGCGCTACGGGGTTCCCGCGCTGGGCACCGCGGCCCACGCCTACACGCTGCTGCACACCACCGAATCCGGGCCGGACGAGCAGGCCGCCTTCCGCGGTCAGGTGGCCGCCCTCGGAGTCGGCACCACGCTGCTGGTGGACACCTACGACATCACCGCCGGCGTGGCCAACGCGATCGCGGCGGCCGGACCTCAACTGGGCGCGGTGCGCATCGACTCGGGCGACCTGGGTGTGCTGGCCCGTCAGGTGCGCCAGCAGCTCGACGATCTGGGCGCCACCGGAACCCAGATCGTGGTCTCCGGGGACCTCGACGAATTCTCGATCGCCGCCCTGCGCGCCGAGCCCGTCGACAGCTACGGCGTCGGCACCTCCGTCGTCACCGGATCGGGCGCACCGACCGCGGGCATGGTCTACAAATTGGTCGAGGTCGACGGCATGCCGGTGGCCAAGCGCAGCAGTCACAAGGAATCCCACGGCGGCCGCAAGCGGGCGCTTCGGCTGGCCAAAGCCTCGGGCACGATCGTCGAAGAAGTGGTCCATCCGTATGAGCAGGTGCCCGAGGAGCCATCGGGCCTGACCGCGCGCGGGTTGACCGTGCCGCTGGTGGCCGGCGGCGTCCCGGTGAAAGGACACCACCCGGCCGACGATCTGCCCACCACGCGCAAACGGGTGGCCGCGGGTCTCCACAGCCTGCCGTGGGACGGCCTCAAACTCTCGCGTGGCGAACCGGCCATCCCGACCCGGGTCGTGTCACCCGTGCAGAACCGTTAGTCCCCCGACATGGCAAGCCCTACCAAGCCATCCCGCGAGGTGGCCAACGTGGTGACCAACCTCCTCAAGATCGCGGTCAAGGGGCTCGGTGGCGCGAGCCGGCCGGGCCAGGTCGAAATGGCTGCGGCGGTGGCGCACGCCTTCGAGTCCGGCGAGCACCTGGCCGTGCAGGCCGGCACCGGCACCGGCAAGTCGCTGGCCTACCTCGTGCCGTCGATCGCCCGGGCCTTGCAGACCGAGCAGCCGGTCGTGGTGTCGACGGCCACGATCGCCCTGCAGCGTCAGCTCGTCGACCGCGACCTACCCCGGCTGGTGAACTCACTGGCCGACGCGCTCCCCCGCAAACCCACCTTCGCACTGCTGAAGGGCCGCGGAAACTATCTGTGCCTCAACAAAATTCACAACGGCGCCACCGAGGAGCCGACAGACCGGCCGCAGGAAGAGCTGTTCTCCCCCATGGCGGTCAGCGCGATGGGCCGGGACGTGCAGCGCCTGACGGAGTGGTCCTCGGACACCGAGACCGGTGACCGCGACGAGCTGACCCCCGGCGTGCCGGACCGGTCCTGGTCCCAGGTGAGTGTGTCGGCGCGCGAATGCATCGGGGTCTCGCGGTGCCAGTTCGGCACCGACTGTTTCGCGGAGCGGGCACGGGAAAAGGCCGGTGCGGCCGACGTCGTCGTGACCAATCACGCGCTGCTCGCCATCGACGCGCTCTCCGATTTCGCGGTGCTGCCCGAGTACGAGCTGCTGGTCGTCGACGAGGCGCACGAACTGGCCGACCGGGTGACCGGCGTGGCCACCGCCGAGTTGTCGGCGACGTCCATGGCGGTGGCGCACCGCAGGATGGCACGGCTGGTGGATGACGAACTGGCCCAACGTTTCGAGGCCGCGGTCACGACGCTGTCCTCACTGCTGCACGAGACCGAGGCCGGCCGCATCGATGTGCTCGACGAGGAGCTGGGCATCTACCTGACCGCGCTGCGTGACGCGGCCAATGCGGCGCGGACGGCGATCGACACCACACCCAGTGACCCGCAGGCCGCCTCGGCCCGCACCGAAGCCGTCACGGCGCTGAACGACGTCAGCGACACCGCGACCCGCATCCTCACCTCGTTCGTCCCCGCCATCCCCGACCGCGTCGACGTGGTCTGGGTGGAACAGTTCGAACCACCCGGCGCCGGGAATGCACCGGCCCCGCGGACCGGAGGCCGAACCCTGCTGCGGGTGGCGCCGATGTCGGTGGCGGGCCTGTTGCGTACCAGGTTGTTCGCCCACAGCACCGCGGTGCTGACCTCGGCCACGCTCACCCTCGGCGGGAACTTCGATGCGATGGCACGCAACTGGGGACTGGGCGGTTACGCCGACGCCGGCGAGCCGGCCAAACCGGGCGGGTCCGGCGAGCCGGCCAAACCGGGCTGGCGCGGGCTCGATGTCGGCTCCCCCTTCGACCATGCGAAGTCCGCGATCCTCTACGTCGCCAAGCACCTACCGCCGCCGGGGCGGGACGGCACCGACACGAGGACTCTGGACGAGATCGAGGGGCTGATCACCGCGGCGGGCGGCCGCACCCTCGGCCTGTTCTCGTCGATGCGCGCGGCCAAGGCCGCCGCCGAGGTGATGCGCGGGCGGCTGTCCACCCCGGTGCTGTGCCAGGGCGAGGACACCACTTCGGCTCTGGTGCAACAGTTCTCCGACGATCCCGAGACCTCACTGTTCGGCACCCTGTCCCTGTGGCAGGGCGTCGATGTCCCGGGACCGTCGCTGTCACTCGTGCTGATCGACCGCATCCCGTTCCCGCGCCCCGACGATCCGCTGTTGACCGCCCGCCAACGCGCCATCAGTGCCCACGGCGGCAACGGCTTCATGGCGGTCGCCGCCAACCATGCCGCACTGCTGCTCGCCCAGGGCACCGGAAGGTTGCTGCGCCACACCGACGACCGCGGGGTGATCGCCGTCCTGGACTCCCGGCTGGCAACCGCGCGCTACGG
The genomic region above belongs to Mycolicibacterium sp. HK-90 and contains:
- the murI gene encoding glutamate racemase; protein product: MNNAFAPVGIFDSGVGGLTVARAIIDQLPDEDIIYVGDTGNGPYGPLAIPEIRAHSLAIGDDLVARGVKALVIACNTASSACLRDARERYSPVPVVEVILPAVRRAVAATRNGRIGVIGTAATIASGAYQDAFAAARDTEVIGVACPRFVDFVERGVTSGRQVLGLAEGYLEPLQRAEVDTLVLGCTHYPMLSGLIQLAMGDNVTLVSSAEETAKDLLRMLTELDLLKPHESGPARRVFEATGDPEAFTALAARFLGPGLDGARQVRRHAGAGK
- a CDS encoding rhomboid family intramembrane serine protease, encoding MTNLPSTAPKKRPAWLVGGLTIVSFVVLLWVIEIVDTAMGHRLDQDGIRPLQTDGLWGILWAPLLHGGWPHLIANTVPALVLGFLMTLAGMGRFIAATAIIWILGGFGTWVIGNIGLHCPYVTVQCTSTHIGASGLIFGWLAFLIVFGFFTRNVWEIVIGVVVLFVYGGVLFGVLPGNAGVSWQGHLSGAIAGLIAAYLLSGPERKAREARKRPNQLTS
- a CDS encoding cysteine synthase produces the protein MTRYDSLLQALGNTPLVGLQHLSPRWDDTLDGEPPAPHVRLWAKLEDRNPTGSIKDRPALRMIEQAERDGLLSPGATILEPTSGNTGISLAMAALLKGYNMICVMPENTSIERRQILELYGAKIIFSPAEGGSNTAVATAKELAAENPSWVMLYQYGNPANTDAHYYGTGPELLADLPEITHFVAGLGTTGTLMGTGRFLREHVPGVQIVAAEPRYGEGVYALRNIDEGFIPELYDADVLTTRFSVGSYDAVKRTRDLVTREGIFAGISTGAVLHAALGMAAKAIKAGERADIAFVVADAGWKYLSTGAYAGSLDDAEDALEGQLWA
- a CDS encoding MoaD/ThiS family protein yields the protein MSVTVSIPTILRPHTGGQKRVSASGDTLQAVIADLEANYSGISDRLVDNGKLHRFVNIYVNDEDVRFSGGLDTTIANGDSVTILPAVAGG
- a CDS encoding M67 family metallopeptidase, whose translation is MLVIRRDLVESMVAHARADHPDEACGVIAGPEGSDRPERFIAMVNAERSPTFYRFDSGEQLKVWRGLEEAGDAPIVIYHSHTATEAYPSRTDISLAQEPDAHYVLVSTRDPEEHELRSYRIIDGVVTEEPVDIVEQY
- a CDS encoding P1 family peptidase, giving the protein MTGSITDVRGILVGHHHRIDPDVSLGSGWASGSTVVLAPPGTVGAVDGRGGAPGTRETDLLDPINTVRHVDAVVLTGGSAYGLAAADGVMTWLEEQGRGVSMDGGVVPIVPAAVIFDLPVGGWANRPTAEFGYAAAAAAGPQFALGTVGGGVGARAGVLKGGVGTASVVLDCGVTVGALVVLNAAGDVVDPATGLPWMAQLIEEFGLIAPPAGELAGYADLHRELGPLNTTIAVVATDAALSPAGCRRVAVAAHDGLARTISPCHTPLDGDTVFALATGAITVEPDEKTPVAMSPETALVTRVGAAAADCLAHAVMVGLLAAESVAGIPTYRDMLPGAFE
- a CDS encoding DUF2017 domain-containing protein; translation: MRKWKRVETAGGLRFRSALEAHEAALLSSLSASMLGMLDERGSSGPTDELEMITGMKTGNPQPPEDATMKRLLPDFFRPQTEHPAGSGTAESLNSALRGLHEPAIIDAKRQAAQRLLDTVPDGGGKFELTEDDAEAWASAVNDIRLALGTMLDIGSQGPDQLPAEHPMAGHLDVYQWLTVLQEYLVLGLMGR
- the clpS gene encoding ATP-dependent Clp protease adapter ClpS; this translates as MVTPAKARPGTREERSVEAAPREDSATESPWVTIVWDDPVNLMTYVTYVFQKLFGYSEPHATKLMLQVHNEGKAVVSAGSRESMEVDVSKLHAAGLWATLQQDR
- a CDS encoding nicotinate phosphoribosyltransferase; translation: MTVALLTDKYELTMLAAALRDGTAHRRTTFEVFARRLPEGRRYGVVAGTGRFVEALAQFTFSPNELETLSEFLDSATLDFLAGYRFGGDVDGYPEGELYFPGSPVLSVHGTFAECVVLETLVLSILNHDTAIASAAARMASAAAGRPMIEMGSRRTHELAAVAAARAAYLAGFTGSSNLAAQQRYGVPALGTAAHAYTLLHTTESGPDEQAAFRGQVAALGVGTTLLVDTYDITAGVANAIAAAGPQLGAVRIDSGDLGVLARQVRQQLDDLGATGTQIVVSGDLDEFSIAALRAEPVDSYGVGTSVVTGSGAPTAGMVYKLVEVDGMPVAKRSSHKESHGGRKRALRLAKASGTIVEEVVHPYEQVPEEPSGLTARGLTVPLVAGGVPVKGHHPADDLPTTRKRVAAGLHSLPWDGLKLSRGEPAIPTRVVSPVQNR
- a CDS encoding ATP-dependent DNA helicase, which produces MASPTKPSREVANVVTNLLKIAVKGLGGASRPGQVEMAAAVAHAFESGEHLAVQAGTGTGKSLAYLVPSIARALQTEQPVVVSTATIALQRQLVDRDLPRLVNSLADALPRKPTFALLKGRGNYLCLNKIHNGATEEPTDRPQEELFSPMAVSAMGRDVQRLTEWSSDTETGDRDELTPGVPDRSWSQVSVSARECIGVSRCQFGTDCFAERAREKAGAADVVVTNHALLAIDALSDFAVLPEYELLVVDEAHELADRVTGVATAELSATSMAVAHRRMARLVDDELAQRFEAAVTTLSSLLHETEAGRIDVLDEELGIYLTALRDAANAARTAIDTTPSDPQAASARTEAVTALNDVSDTATRILTSFVPAIPDRVDVVWVEQFEPPGAGNAPAPRTGGRTLLRVAPMSVAGLLRTRLFAHSTAVLTSATLTLGGNFDAMARNWGLGGYADAGEPAKPGGSGEPAKPGWRGLDVGSPFDHAKSAILYVAKHLPPPGRDGTDTRTLDEIEGLITAAGGRTLGLFSSMRAAKAAAEVMRGRLSTPVLCQGEDTTSALVQQFSDDPETSLFGTLSLWQGVDVPGPSLSLVLIDRIPFPRPDDPLLTARQRAISAHGGNGFMAVAANHAALLLAQGTGRLLRHTDDRGVIAVLDSRLATARYGGYLRSSLPPFWSTTDPDRVRQSLKRLRGAG